One Pirellulales bacterium genomic window carries:
- a CDS encoding GNAT family N-acetyltransferase — MTASLPEELETARLRLRRWRPADAAPFAALNADPRVMEHFPAILSREESDAVVARIEDHFARHGFGLWAVEVTDVAPFAGFIGLSVPRFEARFTPSIEIGWRLAADFWGRGLAVEGAQAALRVGFDMLGLDEIVSFTVPENLRSRRVMEKLGMTHDPADDFDHPLLAAGHRLRRHVLYRIARASRPG, encoded by the coding sequence ATGACTGCCAGCTTGCCGGAGGAACTGGAAACGGCCCGCCTGCGACTTCGCCGCTGGCGTCCAGCCGACGCCGCGCCGTTTGCCGCACTAAATGCCGACCCGCGGGTGATGGAGCACTTCCCGGCGATCTTGTCGCGAGAGGAGAGCGATGCGGTTGTCGCGCGAATCGAGGACCATTTCGCACGTCACGGTTTCGGGTTGTGGGCGGTCGAGGTTACCGACGTGGCGCCGTTCGCGGGATTTATTGGTTTGAGCGTGCCTCGATTCGAGGCACGCTTTACCCCCAGCATCGAAATCGGTTGGCGACTGGCCGCCGATTTCTGGGGCCGCGGGCTTGCGGTGGAAGGCGCACAAGCCGCTTTACGTGTTGGATTCGACATGCTGGGACTTGACGAGATCGTATCGTTTACCGTGCCCGAGAATCTGCGATCCCGACGCGTTATGGAGAAGCTCGGAATGACCCACGATCCGGCGGATGACTTCGATCATCCGCTGCTCGCCGCGGGACATCGTTTGAGGCGCCACGTGCTCTACCGAATCGCTCGTGCCTCGAGACCTGGCTGA